From the Lepidochelys kempii isolate rLepKem1 chromosome 2, rLepKem1.hap2, whole genome shotgun sequence genome, one window contains:
- the GFUS gene encoding GDP-L-fucose synthase has translation MAEPAGTKPKRILVTGGTGLVGKAIEKVVADGEGRPDEEWIFVCSKDADLTNAAETRALYEKHRPTHVIHLAALVGGLFKNIKYNLDFWRRNVHINDNVLHSAYEFGVQKVVSCLSTCIFPDKTTYPIDETMIHNGPPHSSNFGYSYAKRMIDVQNRGYFEQHGCRFTAVIPTNVFGPHDNYNIEDGHVLPGLIHKVYLAKKNGMALTVWGTGKPRRQFIYSLDLARLFLWVLREYDEVEPIILSVGEEDEVSIREAAESVVEAMDFKGELIFDTTKSDGQFKKTASNGKLRRCLPDFQFTPFKQAVKETCDWFKVHYDIARK, from the exons ATGGCGGAGCCGGCAGGAACGAAGCCAAAGCGCATCCTGGTAACCGGTGGCACCGGACTGGTGGGGAAAGCCATTGAGAAGGTGGTCGCTGATGGAGAGGGCAGGCCAGATGAGGAATGGATCTTTGTGTGCTCCAAGGATGCTGACTTAAC CAATGCTGCTGAGACCAGAGCCCTGTATGAGAAACACAGACCCACCCACGTGATCCACTTGGCAGCCTTGGTGGGAGGCCTCTTCAAAAACATCAAATACAACCTGGATTTCTGG CGGAGAAACGTGCACATCAACGACAACGTCCTTCACTCAGCGTACGAATTCGGGGTGCAGAAAGTCGTCTCCTGCCTTTCCACCTGCATCTTCCCGGACAAGACCACCTATCCTATCGATGAGACCATG ATTCACAATGGGCCCCCGCACAGCTCCAACTTCGGGTACTCGTATGCCAAGAGAATGATTGACGTTCAGAACAG GGGGTATTTCGAACAGCACGGCTGCCGATTCACCGCTGTGATCCCGACCAATGTCTTTGGACCTCACGATAACTACAACATTGAGGACGGGCATGTCCTTCCGGGACTGATCCATAAGGTGTACCTGGCAAAGA AAAATGGCATGGCTCTCACTGTCTGGGGGACAGGAAAGCCCAGGAGACAATTCATCTACTCTCTG GACCTGGCACGGCTCTTCCTCTGGGTCCTACGGGAGTACGATGAGGTGGAGCCCATCATCCTGTCAG TTGGAGAAGAGGACGAGGTGTCTATCAGGGAAGCCGCGGAGAGCGTCGTGGAAGCCATGGACTTCAAGGGAGAACTCATT TTTGACACGACGAAATCCGATGGCCAGTTCAAGAAAACAGCCAGCAACGGCAAGCTGAGGCGGTGCCTGCCCGACTTCCAGTTCACGCCGTTCAAACAAG ctgTGAAGGAAACTTGCGACTGGTTCAAGGTGCACTATGACATCGCCCGGAAGTGA